AGTCGCAGTTTTCAGCAGTGACTGCAACTGGGCATTCCTTCCATTGTTTCCACACCTAGCCTCTCTAGCTATTATACATCTAAGGAGTGAGTGTGTGATTGGTTCAGCGGTTTAGCCTCTTGCCCACACAAAGGACAACTTTTTTGAGAAATGCCCCACGTCAAAAATCAATGCCTTGGGCTCTGCACAAGATTGGTGGTTTGATATATAAGTTCAGCAATATCATGGCAGAGATAAagaattttgagcaaaaaaaaaaaaaatcaagaagataTTAATTGATATACAACAGAAAGgcattatatatgtaaaaaaaaatcaaaggttTACCAACACACCAGCCTTCAATGTGCGGTGTAATTTATCAGAATTTATGCCGATGCCTTCAGTGGACTTCAATTTGTTTGCCTCTACTTTTTTTCTAACCTTTGAAGAGCTCAAAGAACCTTCAACTATAAAAAATGAGCACACATGTCAAAGttgaagatgaaaaagaaatatgAGAAATGCCTATTGAACTCcataagataaagataaatataaatcacaaaTAACAATTACGCTTTTTATTTACAATCTAAAGGTCCAAAATGAAACTTGCAAATATCATTGGCTCATGTCAGCATGGAATTGACAGCCAAAAAGGATTCAGGACATCAGAATGGACATTGGAAGATGTTAACAAAATGATGCAAGACTGTTGCaaaagggaggaaattttttttttttttgggggggggttGGTGGGTGTGGGGGAGTGAACACCTGGGCTTCATCACCCAGAGCTGCCTGCACAGAATCATCACTAAGCTAGAGAGAATTTCTCAATTCCATACTAGTCACTAAATTCAAAATGACAATAATGTTTCCTCTAGGGCCTATAAATAGGGCCCCagattacataaaataatgaatgGAAATCATAATTAAGATTGCAACCAAATTccttaaaaccctaaaaaaagggaaaattcaAACCAATTCAAATCCCAAATCTAGAGCAATGGAATCAAATCAGCATTAAGCTAGTGTCTGCACCACAAAACCTAGAAAGTAACAATCAGCTAATCCAACCAACAAGAtttaaaagagaggaaaaataactTGTCCTTGATTTTGCTAACACAGACAAAACAACACAGGAAATTCAAATTTCAGGATGGCAGATCTGGTTGGTTCCCAATAGACAAACTCAACTCAATTAAGACTCAATTGATGTTAAATTGGGTCAGATATATAGATTCTTTTTCAAATAATCAAGGTTGGCCACTTTTAGCCTTTTCCACCATTGTGTTCTACCTAAAATCATTTACTTTATCACCTCCTTATTAAACATGTCCTCCTCCACTCTATGTCTATCCATATTGTTTTAGGCCTCCCTCAACTTATTTTCACTCCAActtgatttaaattgttctttcATTAATGCATTTCCCCAttctcccccacccccccccccaaacacacacacccaaaaaaaaagaactatttGGAAATTAtcttattcaatcttttgtttcCTAAAAAGCCCCTAGTTTGTCAAAAGTAAATTCTTTTGATATTGTGACTATTAAGTTGTAACATGTAAGTATAGCCAGGTAAGAGACTTGACCAAGTAGGAGGTAAACCTACACCTATTATCAAAAAGCATTTGGGTAAGCCTTTTTACCTTGCCATTCCCATACTACTTTTGATTCGCCCTTCACCAGGTTTGGATACTGATCTACTCGGGAATCTTCTTGAACCAGTTCTTCCACCTGCAAGTATCGGGGAAATTATTAACAAAACTAATAAcaacataataattataaacTCAACATAAGTAAAAATCATCAATGATATAGGTTTAGtataagggaaaacaaataagcatttataaataaaatcaaaccaaTGGTCTCAACAAGCGCACCTAACTTGCATTAGTTCATAATATCATAAAATTATTCCTGAAGATTTTGgataaactcttttttttattggtgaagATTTTTTACAAACATTAGAATTTAGGAAGACAACAAAGTAGATAAATCTTTATCAGCTACAGGAGTTATGAAAAAAAGATGCACTAGTAGGAGTCGTTCAATTCAAGTTAAAGGCCCAAAAAGATTTAAGGCCAAACGAATGAAGGCcaaggttgtgagaaaatacATGATTCCCAAATATTGAACAGATGATATGGCTTCCTAAAGATGAatgcccaatttttttttttttttaattattattattggtaacTTACACACACAAGCACCTGATGGGTTTGGAATTCACAATCTCTCCCTCCACCTTGCTCTTTATAAGGGAaggaggtgccatttgagctagcgCTCTTTGGAATGATTTATTGTAGCGACTCCAAGTAGTAAGGCCTGTAAGCCAAAATGAGACTATGGCAAAAAAGTTAGATGGCTAAAGGAGATTCATGTCATCAGTGCAATGGAACAAAATAAGCTAACTTTGGTTGTACTCAAAGGTGTAAGGCATTTTGAGAATTTTACTAAGTCAAAATGTGCCCAGATTGATACAAAATAATCACTTTTTTATACACGTAGATAACTTATTAAAGGGAACAAAAAGCGATGCAACCCTATGTACACTTACATATTAACTAAAACAGAGAGGTATGAATTCAAACATTTGAAACTGGTTGGCTAACTCCTGCGCCAGTACTCCAGTTCCTCCAAAAAGGTCATTGCAATGAGATCATAGATGAACAAAGGCAACTTTGTTATCTCACAAAAGCATGTCATTTTATCAACACATACCAACACATGCAATTTTAAACTCCGGTAGAATACAACATCAGGGGATTTcattttgttcaaatctttgGAACTCAAATGTAGCAACTGAAAGCTTGTAGACTAAATTGTGATATGATCAAACCACATGGGGTAAATTGTAACTTCCCCCAAAAAGTTACTGCTTTGGAATTGTATCTATATTAATCCATTGTGGAAAGAAGTTATTTAGGTGAAACAATATCCAAGGACCAAAAAAATACCTTTTTCCATAACACATGGTTTTTCCTCTCTCTTGGCAGAAGAAGATAATCTCTTAACCTAGAAGCAACAACCCAAGGTTCACATTCCCCATTTTCTCACTTTGACAACAATGCATTATCTTCAAGTATTTCACAAACCTATCACATTGGACACAGAATGTTatgtttaaataaaaagattcaGAAAATGGAATCAATAAAGGGATAAAATCAGGGataattttttctctcctaAGGTGTGCACGAATCAGGAATATAAAGGGAAATCAACATCAAGTTAAAATAGAAGTATGCACACCTAGCCATGCATTACTAAGCTCTACTAAAAACAATCCATGAAAAAACATGTACatgaaagaagagaaataaattCCAGCAGTCCTGGAACTCCTAACTCCCAAGAAAGATAAAGGGCTTTTTTTGTGAAAGTGAAACAGGGAGATAGCGAATTTAAACAGGGTGACACCAAAACTCGGTGCCACACAAGTACACAATTCACCTATGgcaataataataaagcaagaAATTGATGAGGGAATggatgttataaaaaaaaaagattctgcCTTCACATCTATGAGTTTTCTTTGAATCTCGCTACAATATCCTGTTCAACTGTTAAGTTCAggcatcaaaatcaagtattcAGGGACAGCTACCTCTATTGCCAAACTTTTATACAAAATACAGATGCCAGTATGCTTATGTAAAACTACAGAAATGCCAGTTGCACCAAATGATGTGCACTGAGGGCCAGCAAATTTATATCCAGCATAAGTTGCTCCTCACATTGAAGCAAAAGATCTGCTATCTTCTCATGGAAACAGTGTCATCATCCAAGAGTAGTTGGATAGTTTCAAACAAGGTCTGCTTGCTGATTttgtttattagattttttctcAGATTATGGTGCACTTAAAATGATTTGTCCAGTGGTAGGTGTAAAAGTAATGTCTTCTTACCTGGGTAGTTTAATTCTTAAAGTTATAGTACATCATGAGTAATATCGTAAAAGGTTCATCACTGATGGTCCAACTTAAGTAGCATCCTGGGAAGGGTAGTTTGAATACATTCCTGTCCTTCAACACATGAAGTGGCCATTGTCAAGACTCAAACTCACACACTTGCACTTGACAGCCCAAGTCTTTACCATCGCACCACGtagttcaaaaattaaaaaggctaCTTTCTTCCTGATAAATGGTGCAACTTTATCTCCATTTCTTTGCTACTAAGAGCTCACTATTATTCAATTTCCCGGTCAGCTCAAACGAActcaacaaaatatttttcattcacAACCATATACATGTATTGGAAGTTGTCTTGTTCCCATCTCTTCAATATGACAGACATAGGGTTGCATGACTAACTTACAACATATAAACAATCTATCTGCTATATATTTCTAACAATAAACCATTGAAATTTCTAAGACAGCAAGATCAACACATTTCAGGATGAGAAGGAGGTGGCAATGAAATGGAACAAGAAACTAATATTCAGTTAGCTGTACCAGAAAATAACACAGGGCCTCGTATACCTGGTGACAAAGTTCTTCAACTCTGCTTGATATATATTGTCTCTGACGAACTTTCCAGAATAACACTGTGCATCCAATAAGCTGTAAAATTTTGACATTGTCAACAAGCTTCAACATAATCATACTAGAACATGTAAATTGAAAGGTGGTCTTTTAGAAATGGAATACCAGTGTGGAAACTCGGAAAACTATAAGAGCATGCTCAGAGAGCCATCGACGGATACGACAGGCAACTAGCTTGTAATGCTCTGCTAACAAGTCAAGGCACTTCAACTCTTTGATcctacaataaaaagaaaagaaacgtaGAATAAAATGATGGAACATCCAACCTGAGGTCCTGCAGCATTCATTAAATCTTAAGATTTCTAGATTGAAAATAGAATGGTATACCCATGAGGATCTGTCCTTGTCTCCAATAATCTACTAACAGCATCCATTACCCTTTGTTTTGTATACAAAAAGGTGCCATCGTCCAAGCCAACATTTTTCACCAAATAATGTCCATCTAACTCCTTCCATATATCATCCTCTCTGACCTGACAATGGGTATAAAGTTAGAACTACAAATGTGGGCAACAAAACTCAAGAATGTTGCATTCACTGACATACACATGTAACAATAGTATAGAATCATTGCAATGAAGTTAAGAGGGTCGCAAAGGTGACAGACCCAAACTGCCCCAAGTCCATCGCATAAAAATTGAGCTTGTGCTTCACAAAGATGAATCTCTATCCACTTCAACTgtaatttcattatatataaattacaaatCAGAAAGACATACGTGATATTCAAAGTTAAATTAAGCCTTTTCCTATCCCAAGCACATAAGTGTACCAGAATGAATAAGTTTCTTAGGACACACAAGTTTCTTAGCTGTTTCATTAATATCTCCATCTTCTACACACAACTACCCATGCTTTCTATAACCACGAACACATTCCAAGTTGCCTTGGTTACATTCTCCATTACTCGGACAAGGCTCACAGAAATCTGtaaattatccaaattgatTCAAATGTAGCATTAATAGAAGTAGTAAAGCTCAAACTAGAACCTATTTCTCAGGATCAGTGTATTTAATATTGATATTGGTattcttggaattttttttcttaaattgagagaaaaggcaaaaaaattttgccaaaacAGACCATCATCTTTCTCTAGGAAAGTTGTCCAGGCCTGTAATCTTGTATTGCTTATTTGTATAAACAAATTGATAGTTTTGGTCATGCATTTCTTGTACTATGCAGGTGAAAGACACCAGCTTaaaagctctctcttttttttttttttgggtgctatGCATTATGTAGCAGTGTTCAGTATTTGCTGAAGATCACCAAATTCCAGGAAATTAGGAGCTCTTCTATTTAGATTCAAGTTGGAATTTATGTTCAGACAGCAAAGAGCTAGAAAGCACAGACTACACAGTTGCATGTACAGGAAAGTTATATTGCTCCAAAAGCATAACATAAATACCAGAAAAGATAGAGATTTTTTGGGAAGAGTATTAATAAATTGCCTATTCGAATCATTTTAAGCTTGAAATCAAACAGATGAGCTGATATATAGCTTGCAGAAGAAgataaatgtttttcttttcctaatggatctttaaaaaagaagaagaaatcatgaaaaggaaaaagtaaaaagagagGTGCTCAAGATTTTGTTGGAGTAGGGCTGCCTAGAAGGATacttgaaattattttattacttacCATAATTCTGAATATCTAccaacattttaatttttagtaagtATAAATATATCCATttaaacaagaaattaaaatatactaACATAATTTCAGTATCATTTCTTCAACTTCACATGACATCTATGGGTAcaccaggaaaaaaaatccatttatgAAAGATATAGATACAAACTTCAAACTCTATAAACCTCTCACAATTTCAAACCCAATATGGGTAACTCAAAACTCTTTCAATCTTAACTCACAAACATGACACTCAATTATTACAAATTTCCAATACACGCAATGGTGTACTCACACTCTAATATTGAACATACTCtcaaacttgaatttaaaaaaaaaaaaaaaaaaaaaaaaaaaaaaaaaaaaaaaaaaaaacggatcGGTGCTTTCACACTACGAAAACGAACTCTTAACTCACTCAATTTTCAAACACAATCAAAAGGGCCACTTTGGGCCGAAGCCCTCATTTGACCGAAGCCACCCAACTACAAAGGATGGAAAAAAGGCAGCAAACTTGTTTTGGTTTGGTCATCATCCCACTCCAAAGCATCCCACCATTCTGATTctacttttatttcttttatggtACCTACATTTTGGTTAGTAAGAGGCAGCCTTCTGAGACCTTTGCACCCGCGCACTCTAACCTGCTCCAGACATGGCCATGTCTCCTTGTGTCTGCAAAGAGTTTTGAATGCGGGAAGGTTCCACAATTGCAATATCCTTAGTTTTGGAACCATAGGTTCTGGAGATATGTTCTGCCCTGATTCATTATTAAAGAGCTTTTCTAAGTTCTCACAATTGCTTACATTGATTACTTCTAGGTTTGGCAGAGTCTGAATGAAGTCACCACAGGAGAGAAGATATTTCATCTGATGACAGAATTCCACTTTTATTGATCTTAGGCTATGAAATCTCTGCCCAAGATGACCAGCTAGCTCTGAAATGCTATTTAGGTTTTCCATACTTTCGAGATGAAGTTCCTCCAGGTTTGGTAGTAGGTCACAGCGGGCAGCACATCCTCCTCCCCACCCTAAACTGGTTGGACATTTTGTAATAGAAAGTGACTTTAAACCAGCAAAGCTGGCATCACTTTCAATGAAGTCTTCAAGCATTTCAACCAGTCCTGTACATTGTTCTAATTGCAGAGAACTTGAATTATCCCAGAACCACCCAATCCATTCTTGCGAGAGAGAAAGATTAAGATTCCGGATAGAACACCTTTTTTCATCGAATGTAATTAGGACGCTCCTTCCTTGTGCATCATAAAAACAAAGTCGAAGATGACTCATTCTATTTATCCAGGAAAGATCTTCGGATTTTTCCCATGGGATCCCTTTGAATGAGATGTTTAAGTAATGTAATCGATTAAAGGATGATTTGAGCTCTTCAAAAGTTGCCTGTCCATCTTCCTCTCCCTTCAAACGGAAATGAAAGCCACTAGCCCACATAGATAGACTTTCTAAACAAGACAACTGGGATATAATTCCAGGTTGAATGCTTTTCAGTTCACTAGTCTCGTCTAAGTTTAAATCCCTAAGCTCACTCAGGTTTTCAATCCCTCTTGGGAAATTTGCGATACACGTGCCACGAAGATCAAGATCTCGAAGTTTAGTAAGTGTTCCCAGTGAGGGTAGTTCTTCAAGATTACGGCAATTCCAAAGACGAAGAACACGGAGATCTCTAAGTTGAAGTAGAGAATGAGGCAATGACCGGATGCTGGTATCACCGAGATCCAATACCTTTAGTGCTACAAACCCTTGCAGGAATTTCTCAGGAACCGTGTCAAGGGCATGATTGTCTCCGAGTAGCAGAACCGAGGCCTTTGAACATTGTATCATGCAATCAGGTAGCCTTGTTATGTTGTTACCCATGAAAGAAACTCTATCgagagaatttgaatttgaatttgaaaactcTCCAACAGAAATCTCACTCAACCCAATCCCCGAACGAACAAGGGATTTACACCCATCCTCAGACGTTGATGAAATCCATATAGCAACGTCCCGAACAACGTCATGCATCTTCACAGAGGAAGTCCAGGGACCATCTTCCAACAAACAAGAGTCCTTCAGATTTTCAATCAAAGAAATGCCTTCGTCCATATCCTCCCAATTCTGTCCTTCACCTATCAAACCTTCTGCCCGCCAGTAGCGTACTAAATCCCTTATAAAAATTGTATAGTCCTCGGGAAATAGACAGCAATATAAGAAACAAGATTTTATGTTGTTGTTACCTTGTAATGATTCGTAACTCAACCTCAACGGCTTATAGACCTCAGCCTCAATTCCTTCTATAGAAGGCACTGATCTTTGCAACTGATTTAATGCATGCTTCCACAACTCGACCTTTGTCTTTTTTCTCATGGCAGCTCCCACGACGATGATGGCTAGTGGTAATCTGCAACATTCTTTTACAATTGCTTCTGCTAATGGTTTAATTTCTTCTAGATGATCCACATCCCCTGCTTTTTGACAAAACAATTGCCAAGCTTCAACATCATTTAAAACTTCTATTTTGATTTCGAGATCGGTTGTCATAGCCCTACAGACTTCCTTAAGTCGAGAAGTCAATATGATCTTACAGCCTTTATGAACATCCGGCCCTGGGACACCCAAAGTGTCTAAATCAATTTTCGCCCAAACATCATCTAGAATGAGtagaaatttttcttctttctgaaGCCTTTCATAAAGCCGATTGGCCATTCCTAGCTCGCTTTCTTCCTTTTCCACCTGCAATTTTAATCTTTCAGCTATTCGTGTCTGGACATTTTTAATGACCACATTCTTGGAAACGGTGGCCCAAATGACAATGCCAAAAGGCTGTGTAGAAGCCGTTTTGAGCTCATTATTCAAGTTCTTCACCAGAGTAGTCTTGCCAATTCCTCCTAGTCCCCAAATAccaatccttttgaatccatcATCCAATGCCTTCCTAATCTCGTCTAATTTTTTTGATGCAGTTGTTTGACCTTGAATTGAAGGTCCAGGAATATGCTCCACTGCTCTGGGAACTCTAGTAGGACAAACCACATCATAGTTGAATTTTTCAGCTACAAGAAGAAGCCTTTTGATCTCTTCCAGAGTTTTTTCCACTTCCCTGCTCGCTCTATACCGTTTTCTGCAATTTAAGAAACATCGAGAAGGCTTTTCGTTGTTGACCATTTGTCCTTGAATTGCATCGACTCCAGGCTGAAGCGTTTCCACGTCCTGAAGCCAAGTTACGACTTCAGATCTgattttgtttccttctttctccgCTGCCTCCGTTTCACCTTTGACTTCTTTTATACGATCCGTAAGGCTTTTCATCTCCTGCTCAACAGCAGCAAGATTTGAATGCAAATTGAAAGTGGTGTTGGTCTTAGAACTGACACAACTACAGAGAAGATCGCTAGTTCCACTAGTGCACCGACAGCTGCACCCACCACTTCCATGCCGAAAATTTTGCTATGGGAGATGCCGGAAGCTTAAAATAATTGACAGCCAAAGAATGAAAGAACCACAGAAGAAACAGAATGATGTAAAGAAACAGAATCAAAAGACACAATCACTCGTTGTTGAGAGGATTACCTTCTCTCACATAAATTATCGAGCATGGGTCCAAATTTAGGTCCCAAGACCTGAGAGTCCGGTCACGGACTGAAGATAAGAGGACATAGTTTGGGTTTTGCGAATGAACTCGGAGTATGACAATTGTTGACCAATTGATGAGAGCGAGCGAGTCAGATTCAGGGCAGGTGGGTG
The sequence above is drawn from the Quercus robur chromosome 7, dhQueRobu3.1, whole genome shotgun sequence genome and encodes:
- the LOC126692761 gene encoding disease resistance protein At4g27190-like; amino-acid sequence: MKSLTDRIKEVKGETEAAEKEGNKIRSEVVTWLQDVETLQPGVDAIQGQMVNNEKPSRCFLNCRKRYRASREVEKTLEEIKRLLLVAEKFNYDVVCPTRVPRAVEHIPGPSIQGQTTASKKLDEIRKALDDGFKRIGIWGLGGIGKTTLVKNLNNELKTASTQPFGIVIWATVSKNVVIKNVQTRIAERLKLQVEKEESELGMANRLYERLQKEEKFLLILDDVWAKIDLDTLGVPGPDVHKGCKIILTSRLKEVCRAMTTDLEIKIEVLNDVEAWQLFCQKAGDVDHLEEIKPLAEAIVKECCRLPLAIIVVGAAMRKKTKVELWKHALNQLQRSVPSIEGIEAEVYKPLRLSYESLQGNNNIKSCFLYCCLFPEDYTIFIRDLVRYWRAEGLIGEGQNWEDMDEGISLIENLKDSCLLEDGPWTSSVKMHDVVRDVAIWISSTSEDGCKSLVRSGIGLSEISVGEFSNSNSNSLDRVSFMGNNITRLPDCMIQCSKASVLLLGDNHALDTVPEKFLQGFVALKVLDLGDTSIRSLPHSLLQLRDLRVLRLWNCRNLEELPSLGTLTKLRDLDLRGTCIANFPRGIENLSELRDLNLDETSELKSIQPGIISQLSCLESLSMWASGFHFRLKGEEDGQATFEELKSSFNRLHYLNISFKGIPWEKSEDLSWINRMSHLRLCFYDAQGRSVLITFDEKRCSIRNLNLSLSQEWIGWFWDNSSSLQLEQCTGLVEMLEDFIESDASFAGLKSLSITKCPTSLGWGGGCAARCDLLPNLEELHLESMENLNSISELAGHLGQRFHSLRSIKVEFCHQMKYLLSCGDFIQTLPNLEVINVSNCENLEKLFNNESGQNISPEPMVPKLRILQLWNLPAFKTLCRHKETWPCLEQVRVRGCKGLRRLPLTNQNVGTIKEIKVESEWWDALEWDDDQTKTSLLPFFHPL
- the LOC126691169 gene encoding uncharacterized protein LOC126691169, translating into MEILMKQLRNLCVLRNLFILLKWIEIHLCEAQAQFLCDGLGAVWVREDDIWKELDGHYLVKNVGLDDGTFLYTKQRVMDAVSRLLETRTDPHGIKELKCLDLLAEHYKLVACRIRRWLSEHALIVFRVSTLLIGCTVLFWKVRQRQYISSRVEELCHQVEELVQEDSRVDQYPNLVKGESKVVWEWQGKKAYPNAF